From a region of the Solanum stenotomum isolate F172 chromosome 2, ASM1918654v1, whole genome shotgun sequence genome:
- the LOC125856421 gene encoding DNA (cytosine-5)-methyltransferase DRM2-like isoform X1, whose translation MDNNFSGEDNDNIDWDTEDELEIQEIPDATFSSCTNLRNVGHHTVSGHGEASSSSVPCQSKFIQQFIVMGFPEESIAKAIEQNGENEGLVLDALLTFKQALEDSPEEQPSTSAQMEPSISSDDSSSQYNENSLDDVYEDDSWSSNSDNCMNSAKQSYLNDDNSSLSENENSLLFLANMGYPTEEASIAMERCGPEASFSELIDFMCAAQMAREEDVYLPEDEKPKLNSGGYKRKMYNELRVRKKQRVITDEEPIHLPRPMIGFGVPTESLPAIVQRTLPEQAIGPPFFYYENVALAPKGVWDTMSRFLYDIEPEFVDSKYFCATARKRGYIHNLPIEDRFPLLPLPPRTIHEAFPLTKKWWPSWDTRTKLNCLQTSIGSARLADRIRKAMKAMENFDDEPPLMVQKYVLDECRKWNLLWVGRNKVSPLETDEFEMLMGFPRNHTRGGGISRTERYKSLGNAFQVDTVAYHLSVLKDLYPNGINVLSLFSGIGGAEVALYRLGIPLNNVVAVEISEVNRNILRSWWEQTNQKGSLIDFNDIQQLNGDDLEQMIDSFGGFDLVIGGSPCNNLTGSNRVSRDGLEGKDSSLFYDYVRIVDLVKSIMSNRRV comes from the exons ATG GATAACAACTTTTCTGGAGAAGACAATGACAACATTGACTGGGATACTGAAGATGAAttagaaatacaagaaataccgGATGCAACATTTTCCTCGTGCACAAATTTAAGAAATGTTGGACATCATACTGTTAGTGGTCATGGGGAG GCAAGCTCATCATCAGTACCCTGTCAATCCAAGTTCATTCAACAATTTATTGTGATGGGATTTCCTGAAGAATCTATTGCAAAAGCGATAGAGCAAAATG GAGAAAATGAAGGTTTGGTGCTAGATGCTCTTTTGACATTCAAG CAGGCACTTGAAGATTCTCCTGAAGAACAGCCTAGTACGAGCGCACAGATGGAACCCAGCATTAGTTCTGATGATAGCTCTTCTCAATACAATGAGAACTCTTTGGATGATGTTTATGAAGATGATAGTTGGTCCTCGAACTCGGACAATTGTATG AATTCTGCTAAACAGAGTTACTTGAATGACGACAACAGTTCTTTGTCTGAAAACGAGAATTCATTATTATTCCTAGCAAATATGGGATACCCCACGGAGGAGGCTTCCATAGCGATGGAGAGATGTG GTCCAGAAGCATCGTTTTCGGAGTTGATAGATTTCATGTGTGCTGCTCAAATGGCAAGAGAAGAAGACGTCTATCTGCCCGAAGATGAAAAG CCAAAACTAAATAGTGGTGGATACAAGAGGAAGATGTATAATGAACTTCGCGTAAGGAAAAAGCAAAGGGTGATTACAGATGAAGAGCCAATTCATTTGCCCAGACCTATGATTGGATTCGGGGTTCCTACGGAATCCTTACCAGCTATTGTGCAAAGAACTCTGCCAGAGCAAGCTATTGGCCCCCCTTTTTTCTATTATGAAAATGTTGCTCTAGCTCCAAAGGGTGTGTGGGACACCATGTCAAGATTCCTTTACGATATTGAGCCCGAGTTTGTTGACTCGAAATATTTTTGCGCTACCGCAAGGAAAAGGGGATATATTCATAATCTACCAATTGAAGATAGATTTCCTTTACTTCCACTTCCTCCACGTACCATTCATGAGGCGTTTCCTCTAACGAAGAAATGGTGGCCATCTTGGGATACACGAACAAAGTTAAATTGTTTGCAAACATCTATTGGGAGTGCAAGGTTAGCTGATAGAATCAGGAAAGCTATGAAAGCGATGGAGAACTTCGATGATGAGCCACCGTTGATGGTGCAAAAGTATGTTCTAGACGAATGTCGGAAGTGGAATTTGCTGTGGGTTGGTAGAAACAAAGTTTCTCCTTTGGAGACTGATGAATTTGAAATGCTAATGGGATTTCCACGGAATCATACTCGTGGAGGCGGTATAAGTAGGACCGAAAGATACAAGTCGCTTGGTAACGCGTTCCAG gtCGACACAGTGGCATACCATTTATCGGTGTTGAAAGACTTGTATCCAAATGGTATCAATGTTTTATCACTATTTTCTGGAATTGGTGGTGCTGAAGTTGCTCTATATCGTCTCGGTATTCCATTGAACAATGTGGTTGCCGTAGAGATATCTGAAGTCAACAGGAATATTCTGAGAAGCTGGTGGGAGCAAACAAATCAAAAGGGGAGTCTTATAGATTTCAATGATATACAGCAGCTGAACGGAGACGACTTGGAGCAAATGATCGATTCATTTGGAGGATTCGATTTAGTAATTGGAGGAAGCCCGTGCAACAACCTTACTGGAAGTAACAGAGTGAGTCGAGATGGACTCGAAGGTAAAGATTCTTCTCTATTTTATGACTATGTTCGGATAGTGGACTTGGTCAAATCCATAATGTCTAATCGTAGAGTGTGA
- the LOC125856418 gene encoding phosphatidylinositol 4-kinase gamma 7-like — protein MSRNLDNCPVQTQMAVAIFKSPLGGEYHGKGRMEGRSTGRRRVFVQTETGCVLGMELERSDNAHTVKRRLQLALNFPVEESSLTFGDRVLNNDLSAVRNDSPLLLRRNFMHRSSSTPCLLPTGKDHIQPRDQSGPIEILGNVGRFAETKQLIQEIVKAIKTGVDPLPVHGGLGGGYVFRNSRGESVAIVKPTDEEPFAPNNPKGFVGKALGQPGLKRSVRVGETGYREVAAYLLDNDHFANVPATALVKITHSVFNVNDDVNGDKPHSKKQLVSKIASFQQFVPHDFDASDHGTSNFAVAAVHRIGILDIRIFNTDRHAGNLLVRKLDGIGRFGQVELIPIDHGLCLPESLEDPYFEWIHWPQASIPFTDDELEYIKKLDPIQDSDMLRSELPMIREACLRVLVLSTIFLKEAAAYGLCLAEIGEMMTREFRSGEEKPSELEVVCLEARSLIAEREILSPKTEVDNEFQFDIDCEDAGCESSPKLISQDFTNRNPFHLPIGGNGCFPLSKLDESIEEVERDEEDEKSFNYVPAPAKNIAVSKLSMSLKNTSLGEKKLKYPNISGTKPENGYLASSSSGHRSANEQLPASVTFVKVSDMNDIEWGLFLEKFEELLYPAFAKRKSITLGQRQMQRLGTSCQF, from the coding sequence ATGTCTCGTAACCTGGATAATTGTCCTGTTCAGACCCAGATGGCTGTGGCAATCTTCAAGAGCCCACTTGGCGGGGAGTACCATGGGAAAGGTAGGATGGAAGGGAGATCGACTGGGAGGAGACGTGTTTTTGTTCAAACCGAGACTGGTTGTGTACTGGGGATGGAGTTAGAACGCAGCGACAATGCACATACTGTGAAAAGAAGGTTGCAGCTTGCACTTAACTTTCCAGTTGAGGAAAGTTCTTTGACATTTGGTGATAGGGTGTTGAATAATGACCTTAGTGCTGTTCGCAATGATTCACCTCTACTGCTGAGAAGGAACTTTATGCATCGAAGTTCATCAACTCCATGCCTTTTACCCACAGGGAAGGATCATATCCAACCAAGAGATCAAAGTGGTCCCATTGAAATACTGGGAAATGTAGGTCGCTTTGCTGAGACAAAGCAACTTATCCAGGAAATTGTGAAGGCAATAAAGACTGGAGTAGATCCACTTCCTGTTCATGGTGGACTTGGAGGGGGGTATGTTTTCAGAAATAGCAGAGGTGAGAGTGTTGCTATTGTTAAGCCCACAGATGAAGAACCATTTGCTCCAAACAATCCTAAAGGATTTGTGGGCAAAGCTCTTGGGCAGCCAGGGTTAAAACGATCAGTCAGAGTTGGGGAAACAGGGTATAGGGAGGTCGCTGCATATCTTCTTGACAATGATCATTTTGCCAATGTGCCAGCTACTGCATTGGTGAAAATCACTCACTCAGTCTTTAATGTCAATGATGATGTAAATGGAGACAAGCCTCACAGCAAGAAGCAACTTGTGAGCAAGATTGCATCTTTTCAACAGTTTGTTCCGCATGATTTTGATGCTAGTGACCATGGAACCTCAAATTTTGCTGTTGCTGCAGTGCATCGCATTGGAATATTAGACATTAGGATTTTTAACACAGATAGACATGCAGGGAATCTTTTAGTTAGGAAGCTTGACGGTATTGGAAGGTTTGGTCAAGTAGAGCTCATCCCCATTGATCATGGGCTCTGTCTTCCAGAGAGCTTGGAAGATCCATATTTTGAGTGGATCCATTGGCCCCAGGCATCTATTCCGTTCACAGATGATGAACTTGAGTACATAAAGAAACTTGATCCTATTCAAGACTCTGATATGCTACGAAGTGAACTCCCTATGATTCGTGAAGCTTGCCTCCGTGTCTTGGTCCTTTCCACCATTTTTCTCAAGGAAGCTGCCGCTTATGGTCTCTGTCTTGCGGAAATTGGTGAGATGATGACCAGGGAATTCCGCAGTGGCGAGGAGAAACCAAGTGAGCTCGAAGTTGTTTGTTTGGAGGCAAGAAGCCTGATTGCTGAGAGGGAGATTCTTTCTCCTAAGACTGAAGTGGATAACGAGTTTCAGTTTGACATAGATTGCGAAGATGCTGGATGTGAGTCTAGTCCCAAACTAATCTCTCAGGATTTCACGAATAGAAACCCATTTCATCTTCCAATTGGAGGAAATGGCTGCTTCCCACTCTCTAAACTAGATGAAAGTATTGAGGAAGTGGAAAGGGATGAAGAAGACGAGAAGAGCTTTAATTATGTTCCTGCCCCAGCAAAGAACATTGCTGTGTCAAAACTTTCAATGTCTCTCAAGAACACCAGCTTAGGTGAGAAGAAACTGAAATATCCTAATATCTCAGGAACAAAACCAGAAAACGGCTATCTGGCTAGTTCTTCCTCTGGACATCGCAGTGCAAATGAGCAGCTTCCTGCAAGTGTCACCTTTGTGAAGGTATCAGATATGAATGACATCGAGTGGGGTTTGTTTCTAGAGAAGTTTGAAGAGCTTCTTTACCCAGCTTTTGCCAAACGCAAGTCTATCACCCTAGGTCAGAGGCAGATGCAAAGGCTTGGAACTTCTTGCCAGTTTTGA
- the LOC125856421 gene encoding DNA (cytosine-5)-methyltransferase DRM2-like isoform X3, which produces MDNNFSGEDNDNIDWDTEDELEIQEIPDATFSSCTNLRNVGHHTVSGHGEALEDSPEEQPSTSAQMEPSISSDDSSSQYNENSLDDVYEDDSWSSNSDNCMNSAKQSYLNDDNSSLSENENSLLFLANMGYPTEEASIAMERCGPEASFSELIDFMCAAQMAREEDVYLPEDEKPKLNSGGYKRKMYNELRVRKKQRVITDEEPIHLPRPMIGFGVPTESLPAIVQRTLPEQAIGPPFFYYENVALAPKGVWDTMSRFLYDIEPEFVDSKYFCATARKRGYIHNLPIEDRFPLLPLPPRTIHEAFPLTKKWWPSWDTRTKLNCLQTSIGSARLADRIRKAMKAMENFDDEPPLMVQKYVLDECRKWNLLWVGRNKVSPLETDEFEMLMGFPRNHTRGGGISRTERYKSLGNAFQVDTVAYHLSVLKDLYPNGINVLSLFSGIGGAEVALYRLGIPLNNVVAVEISEVNRNILRSWWEQTNQKGSLIDFNDIQQLNGDDLEQMIDSFGGFDLVIGGSPCNNLTGSNRVSRDGLEGKDSSLFYDYVRIVDLVKSIMSNRRV; this is translated from the exons ATG GATAACAACTTTTCTGGAGAAGACAATGACAACATTGACTGGGATACTGAAGATGAAttagaaatacaagaaataccgGATGCAACATTTTCCTCGTGCACAAATTTAAGAAATGTTGGACATCATACTGTTAGTGGTCATGGGGAG GCACTTGAAGATTCTCCTGAAGAACAGCCTAGTACGAGCGCACAGATGGAACCCAGCATTAGTTCTGATGATAGCTCTTCTCAATACAATGAGAACTCTTTGGATGATGTTTATGAAGATGATAGTTGGTCCTCGAACTCGGACAATTGTATG AATTCTGCTAAACAGAGTTACTTGAATGACGACAACAGTTCTTTGTCTGAAAACGAGAATTCATTATTATTCCTAGCAAATATGGGATACCCCACGGAGGAGGCTTCCATAGCGATGGAGAGATGTG GTCCAGAAGCATCGTTTTCGGAGTTGATAGATTTCATGTGTGCTGCTCAAATGGCAAGAGAAGAAGACGTCTATCTGCCCGAAGATGAAAAG CCAAAACTAAATAGTGGTGGATACAAGAGGAAGATGTATAATGAACTTCGCGTAAGGAAAAAGCAAAGGGTGATTACAGATGAAGAGCCAATTCATTTGCCCAGACCTATGATTGGATTCGGGGTTCCTACGGAATCCTTACCAGCTATTGTGCAAAGAACTCTGCCAGAGCAAGCTATTGGCCCCCCTTTTTTCTATTATGAAAATGTTGCTCTAGCTCCAAAGGGTGTGTGGGACACCATGTCAAGATTCCTTTACGATATTGAGCCCGAGTTTGTTGACTCGAAATATTTTTGCGCTACCGCAAGGAAAAGGGGATATATTCATAATCTACCAATTGAAGATAGATTTCCTTTACTTCCACTTCCTCCACGTACCATTCATGAGGCGTTTCCTCTAACGAAGAAATGGTGGCCATCTTGGGATACACGAACAAAGTTAAATTGTTTGCAAACATCTATTGGGAGTGCAAGGTTAGCTGATAGAATCAGGAAAGCTATGAAAGCGATGGAGAACTTCGATGATGAGCCACCGTTGATGGTGCAAAAGTATGTTCTAGACGAATGTCGGAAGTGGAATTTGCTGTGGGTTGGTAGAAACAAAGTTTCTCCTTTGGAGACTGATGAATTTGAAATGCTAATGGGATTTCCACGGAATCATACTCGTGGAGGCGGTATAAGTAGGACCGAAAGATACAAGTCGCTTGGTAACGCGTTCCAG gtCGACACAGTGGCATACCATTTATCGGTGTTGAAAGACTTGTATCCAAATGGTATCAATGTTTTATCACTATTTTCTGGAATTGGTGGTGCTGAAGTTGCTCTATATCGTCTCGGTATTCCATTGAACAATGTGGTTGCCGTAGAGATATCTGAAGTCAACAGGAATATTCTGAGAAGCTGGTGGGAGCAAACAAATCAAAAGGGGAGTCTTATAGATTTCAATGATATACAGCAGCTGAACGGAGACGACTTGGAGCAAATGATCGATTCATTTGGAGGATTCGATTTAGTAATTGGAGGAAGCCCGTGCAACAACCTTACTGGAAGTAACAGAGTGAGTCGAGATGGACTCGAAGGTAAAGATTCTTCTCTATTTTATGACTATGTTCGGATAGTGGACTTGGTCAAATCCATAATGTCTAATCGTAGAGTGTGA
- the LOC125856440 gene encoding uncharacterized protein LOC125856440 codes for MSKPNARRYALEKYNREKEPIISNNYGNNLFYLSKHLKKVYPIELHKTCSHTFINDFSSPLDHKKREILDNNIVVPQVIPCPNEKELMRCSWITNSTDKVYVQFHDECWGVPVYDDHQLFELLSLAGLLMDFNWTEILKIREQIREAFVGFNAKQVADMGEKEINELVSNVSLMLAENRVRSIVGNAKCIVKIGEEFGSLSCYMWNHMNYKAIINRFRNARNVPLRSPKAEAISKDLVKRGLRHVGPVVINSFMQAAGMTIDHLIYCFRHKECLNLAERPWRHV; via the exons ATGTCTAAGCCAAATGCAAGAAGATATGCATTAGAGAAATACAATAGAGAGAAAGAGCCAATAATTAGCAATAATTATGGGAATAACTTGTTTTATTTATCCAAACATTTGAAGAAAGTTTACCCAATAGAGCTTCACAAAACTTGTTCACACAcatttataaatgatttttcttctccattggatcataaaaaaagagaaattctAGACAACAATATTGTTGTTCCACAAGTTATTCCATGTCCTAATGAGAAAGAGCTTATGAGGTGTAGCTGGATAACTAATAGCACAG ATAAGGTTTATGTGCAATTCCATGATGAATGCTGGGGTGTTCCAGTTTATGATGACCA TCAATTGTTTGAGCTACTTTCTTTGGCTGGCTTGTTGATGGATTTCAACTGGACTGAAATTTTAAAGATAAGAGAACAAATAAG AGAAGCCTTTGTTGGATTCAATGCAAAGCAAGTGGCTGATATGGGAGAGAAGGAGATTAATGAATTGGTCTCCAATGTGTCCCTCATGTTGGCTGAAAATAGAGTTAGATCAATAGTTGGCAATGCCAAATGCATAGTCAAG ATTGGGGAGGAATTTGGATCTTTGAGTTGCTACATGTGGAACCATATGAATTATAAAGCAATAATTAACAGATTTAGAAATGCAAGAAATGTACCATTAAGAAGTCCAAAAGCAGAAGCAATTAGCAAAGATTTAGTGAAGAGAGGATTAAGGCATGTTGGTCCAGTTGTTATTAATTCATTCATGCAAGCTGCTGGAATGACTATTGATCATTTGATTTATTGTTTTAGACATAAAGAATGTCTTAATCTTGCTGAAAGACCTTGGAGGCAtgtttaa
- the LOC125856421 gene encoding DNA (cytosine-5)-methyltransferase DRM2-like isoform X2: MDNNFSGEDNDNIDWDTEDELEIQEIPDATFSSCTNLRNVGHHTVSGHGEASSSSVPCQSKFIQQFIVMGFPEESIAKAIEQNGENEGLVLDALLTFKALEDSPEEQPSTSAQMEPSISSDDSSSQYNENSLDDVYEDDSWSSNSDNCMNSAKQSYLNDDNSSLSENENSLLFLANMGYPTEEASIAMERCGPEASFSELIDFMCAAQMAREEDVYLPEDEKPKLNSGGYKRKMYNELRVRKKQRVITDEEPIHLPRPMIGFGVPTESLPAIVQRTLPEQAIGPPFFYYENVALAPKGVWDTMSRFLYDIEPEFVDSKYFCATARKRGYIHNLPIEDRFPLLPLPPRTIHEAFPLTKKWWPSWDTRTKLNCLQTSIGSARLADRIRKAMKAMENFDDEPPLMVQKYVLDECRKWNLLWVGRNKVSPLETDEFEMLMGFPRNHTRGGGISRTERYKSLGNAFQVDTVAYHLSVLKDLYPNGINVLSLFSGIGGAEVALYRLGIPLNNVVAVEISEVNRNILRSWWEQTNQKGSLIDFNDIQQLNGDDLEQMIDSFGGFDLVIGGSPCNNLTGSNRVSRDGLEGKDSSLFYDYVRIVDLVKSIMSNRRV, encoded by the exons ATG GATAACAACTTTTCTGGAGAAGACAATGACAACATTGACTGGGATACTGAAGATGAAttagaaatacaagaaataccgGATGCAACATTTTCCTCGTGCACAAATTTAAGAAATGTTGGACATCATACTGTTAGTGGTCATGGGGAG GCAAGCTCATCATCAGTACCCTGTCAATCCAAGTTCATTCAACAATTTATTGTGATGGGATTTCCTGAAGAATCTATTGCAAAAGCGATAGAGCAAAATG GAGAAAATGAAGGTTTGGTGCTAGATGCTCTTTTGACATTCAAG GCACTTGAAGATTCTCCTGAAGAACAGCCTAGTACGAGCGCACAGATGGAACCCAGCATTAGTTCTGATGATAGCTCTTCTCAATACAATGAGAACTCTTTGGATGATGTTTATGAAGATGATAGTTGGTCCTCGAACTCGGACAATTGTATG AATTCTGCTAAACAGAGTTACTTGAATGACGACAACAGTTCTTTGTCTGAAAACGAGAATTCATTATTATTCCTAGCAAATATGGGATACCCCACGGAGGAGGCTTCCATAGCGATGGAGAGATGTG GTCCAGAAGCATCGTTTTCGGAGTTGATAGATTTCATGTGTGCTGCTCAAATGGCAAGAGAAGAAGACGTCTATCTGCCCGAAGATGAAAAG CCAAAACTAAATAGTGGTGGATACAAGAGGAAGATGTATAATGAACTTCGCGTAAGGAAAAAGCAAAGGGTGATTACAGATGAAGAGCCAATTCATTTGCCCAGACCTATGATTGGATTCGGGGTTCCTACGGAATCCTTACCAGCTATTGTGCAAAGAACTCTGCCAGAGCAAGCTATTGGCCCCCCTTTTTTCTATTATGAAAATGTTGCTCTAGCTCCAAAGGGTGTGTGGGACACCATGTCAAGATTCCTTTACGATATTGAGCCCGAGTTTGTTGACTCGAAATATTTTTGCGCTACCGCAAGGAAAAGGGGATATATTCATAATCTACCAATTGAAGATAGATTTCCTTTACTTCCACTTCCTCCACGTACCATTCATGAGGCGTTTCCTCTAACGAAGAAATGGTGGCCATCTTGGGATACACGAACAAAGTTAAATTGTTTGCAAACATCTATTGGGAGTGCAAGGTTAGCTGATAGAATCAGGAAAGCTATGAAAGCGATGGAGAACTTCGATGATGAGCCACCGTTGATGGTGCAAAAGTATGTTCTAGACGAATGTCGGAAGTGGAATTTGCTGTGGGTTGGTAGAAACAAAGTTTCTCCTTTGGAGACTGATGAATTTGAAATGCTAATGGGATTTCCACGGAATCATACTCGTGGAGGCGGTATAAGTAGGACCGAAAGATACAAGTCGCTTGGTAACGCGTTCCAG gtCGACACAGTGGCATACCATTTATCGGTGTTGAAAGACTTGTATCCAAATGGTATCAATGTTTTATCACTATTTTCTGGAATTGGTGGTGCTGAAGTTGCTCTATATCGTCTCGGTATTCCATTGAACAATGTGGTTGCCGTAGAGATATCTGAAGTCAACAGGAATATTCTGAGAAGCTGGTGGGAGCAAACAAATCAAAAGGGGAGTCTTATAGATTTCAATGATATACAGCAGCTGAACGGAGACGACTTGGAGCAAATGATCGATTCATTTGGAGGATTCGATTTAGTAATTGGAGGAAGCCCGTGCAACAACCTTACTGGAAGTAACAGAGTGAGTCGAGATGGACTCGAAGGTAAAGATTCTTCTCTATTTTATGACTATGTTCGGATAGTGGACTTGGTCAAATCCATAATGTCTAATCGTAGAGTGTGA